A single window of Streptomyces diastaticus subsp. diastaticus DNA harbors:
- a CDS encoding IS481 family transposase: MPHRNAPLTETGRLRLARCVVEDGWPLRRAAERFQVSPTTAQRWADRYRRLGEAGMADRSSRPRTSPGRTPTRTERRIIKVRLLRRWGPARIAHFLHLVPSTVHRVLTRYRLARLSHLDRTTGRVVRRYERARPGELVHVDIKKLGNIPDGGGHKVHGRAQGGRNSSAHRDPARPRAVHGRPNLGYSYLHTAVDDHSRLAYSEIHADEKKETATAFWQRAHTFFTQAGISVERVLTDNGSCYRSRDWRDALAATGIAHKRTRPYRPQTNGKVERFNRTLLDEWAYARPYRSEAERRQAFPQWLHTYNHHRGHTALKGQPPASRVPNLTGQYN; encoded by the coding sequence GTGCCCCACCGTAATGCACCCCTGACCGAGACCGGACGGCTGCGCCTGGCCCGTTGCGTGGTCGAGGACGGCTGGCCCCTGCGCCGGGCCGCCGAACGCTTCCAGGTCTCGCCCACCACCGCCCAGCGGTGGGCCGACCGCTACCGCCGCCTGGGGGAAGCCGGCATGGCCGACCGCTCCAGCCGCCCACGCACGAGCCCGGGCCGCACTCCCACCCGTACCGAGCGGCGGATCATCAAGGTCCGTCTGCTGCGCCGGTGGGGACCGGCCCGCATCGCGCACTTCCTGCACCTGGTGCCCTCGACCGTGCACCGCGTGCTCACCCGCTACCGCCTGGCCCGCCTGTCGCATCTCGACCGGACCACCGGCCGCGTGGTGCGCCGCTACGAACGCGCCAGGCCCGGCGAACTCGTCCACGTCGACATCAAGAAACTGGGCAACATCCCCGACGGCGGCGGACACAAGGTCCATGGCAGGGCTCAGGGCGGCCGCAACAGCTCCGCGCACCGCGACCCCGCCCGGCCCCGCGCCGTCCACGGCCGTCCCAACCTCGGCTACAGCTACCTGCACACCGCCGTCGACGACCACTCCCGCCTCGCCTACAGCGAGATCCACGCGGACGAGAAGAAGGAGACCGCCACCGCCTTCTGGCAGCGGGCCCACACCTTCTTCACCCAGGCCGGGATCTCCGTCGAACGGGTACTGACCGACAACGGCTCCTGCTACCGCTCACGCGACTGGCGCGATGCCCTGGCAGCGACCGGGATCGCCCACAAGCGGACCCGGCCCTACCGGCCCCAGACGAACGGCAAGGTCGAACGCTTCAACCGCACCCTGCTGGACGAGTGGGCCTACGCACGCCCCTACCGGTCAGAAGCCGAGCGCCGCCAAGCGTTCCCGCAATGGCTGCACACCTACAATCACCACCGCGGACACACCGCGCTGAAAGGGCAACCACCCGCCAGCCGCGTCCCCAACCTCACAGGGCAATACAACTAG
- a CDS encoding peroxiredoxin, with protein MLTVGDKFPEFDLTACVSLEKGKEFEQINHKTYEGKWKIVFAWPKDFTFVCPTEIAAFGKLNEEFADRDAQILGFSGDSEFVHHAWRKDHPDLTDLPFPMLADSKHELMRDLGIEGEDGFAQRAVFIVDQNNEIQFTMVTAGSVGRNPKEVLRVLDALQTDELCPCNWSKGDETLDPVALLSGE; from the coding sequence GTGCTCACTGTCGGTGACAAGTTCCCCGAGTTCGATCTCACGGCCTGCGTCTCGCTGGAGAAGGGCAAGGAGTTCGAGCAGATCAACCACAAGACCTACGAGGGCAAGTGGAAGATCGTCTTCGCGTGGCCGAAGGACTTCACCTTCGTCTGCCCGACCGAGATCGCCGCGTTCGGCAAGCTGAACGAGGAGTTCGCCGACCGTGACGCCCAGATCCTCGGCTTCTCCGGTGACTCGGAGTTCGTGCACCACGCCTGGCGCAAGGACCACCCGGACCTGACCGACCTGCCCTTCCCGATGCTCGCCGACTCCAAGCACGAGCTCATGCGCGACCTGGGCATCGAGGGCGAGGACGGCTTCGCCCAGCGCGCCGTCTTCATCGTCGACCAGAACAACGAGATCCAGTTCACCATGGTGACCGCGGGCTCCGTCGGCCGTAACCCGAAGGAGGTCCTCCGGGTCCTCGACGCCCTCCAGACGGACGAGCTGTGCCCGTGCAACTGGAGCAAGGGCGACGAGACCCTGGACCCGGTCGCGCTGCTCTCGGGCGAGTGA
- a CDS encoding DUF4097 family beta strand repeat-containing protein — protein MRRTRSSPAGTAAFAAVLVLALGGLTACGLARADEARDDQRVGGEVSAVRIDSAAGAVTLRGDRAATSVRVQRELRYQGEKPEGATHRVEDGVLTLSGCGHRCSVAYTVDLPAGVPVSGSTGSGRITLANVGAVDVSTTDGAVEVTGATGKVSVRTGDGRVKGRDLHGDGISVRTSNGAVDVIPATAQDISATTANGSIIVSAPPAGYRIAADTAGGRKAVTLTDDPHGEYRMDLRTANGAITVRPS, from the coding sequence ATGCGCCGCACCCGCAGTTCACCGGCCGGCACGGCCGCGTTCGCCGCGGTACTCGTCCTGGCCCTGGGCGGGCTCACCGCCTGCGGCCTGGCCCGGGCCGACGAGGCCCGCGACGACCAGCGGGTGGGAGGTGAGGTCAGCGCGGTCCGGATCGACTCCGCGGCCGGCGCCGTCACCCTGCGCGGTGACCGCGCCGCCACCTCGGTCCGCGTCCAGCGGGAGCTGCGTTACCAGGGGGAGAAGCCCGAGGGCGCCACCCACCGGGTCGAGGACGGCGTCCTCACCCTCTCCGGCTGCGGGCACCGCTGCTCGGTCGCGTACACCGTCGACCTGCCGGCCGGGGTCCCGGTCAGCGGCAGCACCGGCTCCGGGCGCATCACCCTGGCCAACGTCGGCGCGGTGGACGTCTCCACCACCGACGGCGCGGTCGAGGTGACCGGCGCCACCGGCAAGGTGTCGGTCCGCACCGGTGACGGCCGGGTCAAGGGGCGCGACCTGCACGGCGACGGCATCAGCGTCCGCACGTCGAACGGCGCCGTCGACGTCATCCCCGCCACCGCCCAGGACATCAGCGCCACCACGGCCAACGGCTCGATCATCGTCTCGGCCCCGCCCGCCGGCTACCGCATAGCCGCCGACACCGCCGGCGGCCGCAAGGCCGTCACCCTCACCGACGATCCGCACGGTGAGTACCGCATGGACCTGCGCACCGCCAACGGCGCGATCACGGTCCGGCCGTCCTGA
- a CDS encoding isoprenyl transferase: MNLRDLVYKLYARRVEGRLDHDQGPGHIGVILDGNRRWAKASGGTTAQGHRAGADKITEFLGWCAETKVRVVTLWMLSTDNFDRPESELTPLLGIIEDSVRGLAADGRWRVHHVGTLDMLPDRTRTVLKEAEEATAANQGILVNVAVGYGGRQEIADAVRSLLLDHAERGTSFEELAETVSVESISEHLYTRGQPDPDLVIRTSGEQRLSGFMLWQSAHSEYYFCEVFWPAFRKVDFLRALRDYAYRNRRFGG, translated from the coding sequence GTGAATCTGCGCGACCTGGTGTACAAACTCTACGCACGCCGGGTGGAAGGCCGCCTCGACCACGACCAGGGCCCCGGCCACATCGGGGTCATCCTCGACGGCAACCGGCGCTGGGCCAAGGCGTCCGGCGGCACCACGGCGCAGGGCCACCGGGCGGGGGCCGACAAGATCACCGAGTTCCTGGGCTGGTGCGCCGAGACCAAGGTGCGCGTCGTCACCCTGTGGATGCTCTCCACCGACAACTTCGACCGGCCCGAGTCCGAGCTGACCCCCCTCCTCGGCATCATCGAGGACTCGGTCCGCGGCCTCGCCGCCGACGGCCGCTGGCGCGTCCACCACGTCGGCACCCTGGACATGCTCCCCGACCGGACCCGCACCGTCCTCAAGGAGGCGGAGGAGGCCACCGCCGCCAACCAGGGGATACTGGTCAACGTCGCCGTCGGCTACGGCGGCCGCCAGGAGATCGCCGACGCCGTCCGCTCGCTGCTGCTGGACCACGCCGAGCGCGGCACCTCCTTCGAGGAGCTGGCCGAGACCGTCTCCGTCGAGTCCATCTCCGAGCACCTCTACACCCGCGGGCAGCCCGACCCCGACCTCGTCATCCGCACCAGCGGCGAGCAGCGCCTCTCGGGCTTCATGCTCTGGCAGAGCGCCCATTCGGAGTACTACTTCTGCGAGGTCTTCTGGCCCGCGTTCCGCAAGGTCGACTTCCTGCGGGCGCTGCGCGACTACGCGTACCGCAACCGCCGGTTCGGCGGCTGA
- a CDS encoding TMEM175 family protein: MPQFLAYGLSFTLLVGFWQDQRRILILVRQVDEGFVRLAALGLGAVALVPFPTSMQSDYTGEPVAVALYSAVSAVIDLIHLAQFTLLRGSPRPRTRPVPRHIAWGFSAEPGSTVLVFGAAALVALHDPTAAMYTWLALIPLKTAVGRASRRRPGQGLSDR; encoded by the coding sequence GTGCCCCAGTTCCTCGCCTACGGGCTGAGCTTCACGCTGCTGGTCGGCTTCTGGCAGGACCAGCGGCGCATCCTCATACTGGTCCGCCAGGTCGATGAGGGCTTCGTCCGGCTGGCCGCGCTGGGACTCGGGGCGGTGGCCCTGGTCCCCTTCCCGACCTCCATGCAATCCGACTACACCGGGGAGCCGGTGGCCGTGGCCCTGTACTCCGCCGTGAGCGCCGTGATCGACCTGATCCACCTCGCCCAGTTCACCCTGCTGCGCGGCAGTCCCCGCCCGCGTACCCGCCCGGTCCCCCGCCACATCGCCTGGGGGTTCAGCGCCGAACCGGGTTCGACCGTCCTGGTGTTCGGCGCCGCCGCGCTCGTCGCCCTCCACGACCCGACGGCCGCGATGTACACCTGGCTGGCCCTGATCCCGCTGAAAACGGCGGTGGGCCGGGCGAGCAGGCGACGACCCGGCCAAGGCCTGTCTGACAGGTGA
- the mgrA gene encoding L-glyceraldehyde 3-phosphate reductase, producing MTDTSPYTAAADRYDSMEYRRTGHSGLKLPAISLGLWHNFGDDRSLDSQRAILRRAFDLGITHFDLANNYGPPPGSAELNFGKLLKQDFAPYRDELVLSTKAGYLMHPGPYGEWGSRKYLLSSLDASLKRMGTDYVDIFYSHRFDPQTPLEETMGALATAVQQGKALYVGVSSYNSEQTAEAARILREMGVRPLIHQPSYSMINRWTEDDGLLDTLEAAGMGCISFVPLAQGLLTDKYLKGIPEGSRATQGKSLDPGLLSEEVTRRLNGLNDIAARRGQSLAQLALSWVLRDPRMTSALIGASSPHQVEQNVAALSGPPLTGEELREIDSFAVSTPGTNIWADRS from the coding sequence ATGACCGACACGTCTCCTTACACGGCCGCGGCCGACCGCTACGACTCCATGGAGTACCGGCGCACCGGGCACAGCGGCCTCAAGCTCCCCGCCATCTCGCTGGGCCTGTGGCACAACTTCGGTGACGACCGCTCCCTCGACTCGCAGCGCGCGATCCTGCGCCGCGCCTTCGACCTCGGCATCACCCACTTCGACCTGGCCAACAACTACGGACCGCCGCCCGGCTCGGCGGAGCTGAACTTCGGCAAGCTGCTGAAGCAGGACTTCGCCCCGTACCGCGACGAACTGGTCCTCTCCACCAAGGCCGGCTACCTCATGCACCCCGGCCCGTACGGCGAGTGGGGCTCGCGCAAGTACCTGCTCTCCTCGCTGGACGCCTCGCTGAAGCGGATGGGCACCGACTACGTCGACATCTTCTACTCGCACCGCTTCGACCCGCAGACTCCGCTGGAGGAGACGATGGGCGCGCTGGCCACCGCGGTGCAGCAGGGCAAGGCGCTCTACGTCGGCGTCTCCTCCTACAACAGCGAGCAGACCGCCGAGGCCGCCCGCATCCTGCGCGAGATGGGAGTGCGCCCGCTGATCCACCAGCCCTCGTACTCCATGATCAACCGCTGGACCGAGGACGACGGCCTGCTCGACACGCTGGAGGCGGCCGGCATGGGCTGCATCTCCTTCGTGCCGCTGGCGCAGGGGCTGCTGACGGACAAGTACCTGAAGGGGATCCCGGAGGGCTCGCGCGCCACCCAGGGCAAGTCGCTCGACCCGGGCCTCCTCTCGGAGGAGGTCACCCGCCGCCTCAACGGGCTCAACGACATCGCCGCCCGCCGCGGCCAGTCGCTGGCACAGCTCGCGCTGAGCTGGGTGCTGCGGGACCCGCGGATGACCTCGGCGCTGATCGGCGCCTCCAGTCCGCACCAGGTGGAGCAGAACGTGGCGGCGCTCTCGGGCCCGCCCCTCACCGGCGAGGAGCTGCGGGAGATCGACTCCTTCGCCGTCTCGACGCCGGGCACCAACATCTGGGCCGACCGGAGCTGA
- a CDS encoding aminoglycoside phosphotransferase family protein — MSHRSQPPRTEQLVHGDLHPANVLHGPGGRLVAIDPRPAWGDPDFDAVDWALDGVSCAAELAERAGRLAELVPGLRADRLRDWAGALGALTGEARLRAGHEDARTRFLLGS, encoded by the coding sequence CTGTCTCACCGTTCACAACCTCCCCGGACAGAACAGCTAGTCCACGGTGACCTGCACCCGGCCAACGTGCTGCACGGCCCCGGCGGCCGTCTGGTCGCCATCGACCCGAGACCCGCCTGGGGCGACCCCGACTTCGACGCGGTCGACTGGGCGCTGGACGGGGTCAGTTGTGCCGCTGAGCTGGCAGAACGGGCCGGGCGGCTCGCCGAGCTGGTCCCGGGGCTCCGCGCCGACCGGCTGCGTGACTGGGCGGGCGCGCTGGGCGCGCTGACCGGAGAGGCGCGCCTGCGGGCCGGGCACGAGGACGCACGCACTCGCTTCCTGCTGGGGTCCTGA
- a CDS encoding TMEM175 family protein — MAVGGPARLAALSDGVHAIAMTLLVLGLSLPEGTRPVPPRTARHGAPVPRLRAELHAAGRLLAGPAAHPHTGPPGR, encoded by the coding sequence ATGGCGGTGGGCGGCCCGGCGCGGCTGGCGGCACTCTCCGACGGCGTCCACGCGATCGCGATGACCCTGCTCGTCCTCGGCCTCTCCCTCCCCGAGGGGACTCGGCCGGTTCCACCGCGAACCGCGCGACACGGTGCCCCAGTTCCTCGCCTACGGGCTGAGCTTCACGCTGCTGGTCGGCTTCTGGCAGGACCAGCGGCGCATCCTCATACTGGTCCGCCAGGTCGATGA
- a CDS encoding transglycosylase SLT domain-containing protein, with translation MSRISVRGFAVASATAVTTVGAVVGVASGGAQQPANDFEAAAGEATLLADIPAGQQAQVQTASLAQQADAQSIAADAVTKKAVEEAARKAAAEAATEKKAAAEKAAEQAEREAKERKEAEEKASRSETRDATSFATQSSYTVAQVQAMARQMVPADQFQCFSNIVNHESTWNYRASNPSSGAYGLVQALPGSKMASAGADWQTNPATQIKWGLNYMDQRYGSPCGAWSFWQANNWY, from the coding sequence GTGAGCCGGATCTCGGTCCGGGGATTCGCTGTGGCATCGGCCACGGCGGTCACCACTGTCGGTGCTGTCGTGGGCGTTGCCTCCGGCGGTGCCCAGCAGCCCGCGAACGACTTCGAGGCAGCCGCAGGCGAGGCGACTCTCCTCGCGGACATCCCGGCGGGCCAGCAGGCCCAGGTGCAGACCGCGTCGCTGGCCCAGCAGGCCGACGCGCAGTCGATCGCCGCGGATGCCGTGACCAAGAAGGCCGTGGAGGAAGCGGCCCGCAAGGCCGCCGCCGAGGCGGCGACGGAGAAGAAGGCCGCCGCCGAGAAGGCCGCGGAGCAGGCCGAGCGTGAGGCCAAGGAGCGCAAGGAGGCCGAGGAGAAGGCCAGCCGCTCCGAGACCCGCGACGCCACCAGCTTCGCCACCCAGTCCTCGTACACGGTCGCCCAGGTGCAGGCCATGGCGCGGCAGATGGTCCCGGCGGACCAGTTCCAGTGCTTCAGCAACATCGTGAACCACGAGTCCACGTGGAACTACCGGGCCAGCAACCCGTCCTCCGGCGCCTACGGCCTCGTCCAGGCACTGCCCGGCTCCAAGATGGCCTCGGCCGGAGCCGACTGGCAGACCAACCCGGCCACCCAGATCAAGTGGGGCCTCAACTACATGGACCAGCGCTACGGTTCGCCGTGCGGCGCCTGGAGCTTCTGGCAGGCCAACAACTGGTACTAG
- a CDS encoding alkyl hydroperoxide reductase — MALDELKSAIPDFAKDLKLNLGSVIGNSPLPEQQLWGTVLACAIASRSPKVLSELEPEAKANLSPEAYQAAKSAAAIMAMNNVFYRTRHLLSDPEYGTMRAGLRMNVIGNPGVEKVDFELWSLAVSAINGCGQCLDSHEQVLRKAGVDRETIQEAVKIAAVLQAVGATLDSEAVLAGA, encoded by the coding sequence ATGGCTCTCGACGAACTCAAGTCCGCGATACCGGACTTCGCCAAGGACCTGAAGCTCAACCTGGGCTCCGTCATCGGCAACAGCCCCCTCCCGGAGCAGCAGCTCTGGGGCACCGTGCTGGCCTGCGCGATCGCCTCGCGCTCGCCGAAGGTGCTCAGCGAGCTGGAGCCGGAGGCCAAGGCCAACCTGTCGCCCGAGGCGTACCAGGCCGCCAAGTCCGCCGCCGCCATCATGGCGATGAACAACGTCTTCTACCGGACCCGGCACCTGCTGTCGGACCCCGAGTACGGGACGATGCGGGCCGGCCTGCGGATGAACGTCATCGGCAACCCGGGCGTGGAGAAGGTCGACTTCGAGCTCTGGTCGCTCGCCGTCTCCGCGATCAACGGCTGCGGCCAGTGCCTCGACTCGCACGAGCAGGTGCTCCGCAAGGCCGGGGTCGACCGCGAGACGATCCAGGAGGCCGTGAAGATCGCCGCCGTCCTCCAGGCCGTCGGCGCGACCCTCGACTCCGAGGCGGTCCTGGCGGGCGCGTGA
- a CDS encoding PhoH family protein, whose product MVTSSKRRMSDRRTYVLDTSVLLADPNAMIRFDEHEVVLPIVVVTELEAKRHHPELGYFARQALRLLDDFRVRYGRLDAPIPLGDLGGSLRVELNHSDPGVLPAGYRLGDNDSRILAVARNLQAEGFDVTVVSKDLPLRIKASSVGLLAEEYRAELAVTDSGWTGMAELSLSGEQVDLLFEQDALLVPEAAELPVHTGLTIQSERGKALGRVTESGEVRLVRGDREAFGIHGRSAEQRIALDLLLDPEIGIVSMGGRAGTGKSALALCAGLEAVLERGQHKKVMVFRPLYAVGGQELGFLPGTEAEKMGPWAQAVFDTLSAVTSREVIEEVVARGMLEVLPLTHIRGRSLHDAFVIVDEAQSLERNVLLTVLSRIGADSRVVLTHDVAQRDNLRVGRYDGVVAVVEKLKGHPLFAHVTLTRSERSRIAALVTEMLEDGQL is encoded by the coding sequence GTGGTGACCAGCTCAAAGCGCCGCATGTCCGACAGGCGCACCTACGTACTCGACACCAGCGTGCTGCTGGCCGACCCGAACGCCATGATCCGTTTCGACGAGCACGAAGTGGTGCTCCCGATCGTCGTGGTCACGGAACTCGAGGCCAAGCGGCACCACCCGGAACTCGGCTACTTCGCCCGCCAGGCGCTGCGCCTGCTGGACGACTTCCGCGTCCGGTACGGCCGGCTCGACGCCCCCATCCCCCTGGGGGACCTGGGCGGCAGTCTCCGTGTCGAGCTGAACCACTCCGACCCGGGCGTGCTGCCCGCCGGATACCGCCTGGGGGACAACGACTCACGCATCCTCGCCGTCGCCCGGAACCTCCAGGCCGAGGGGTTCGACGTCACCGTCGTCTCCAAGGACCTGCCGCTGCGCATCAAGGCGTCGTCGGTCGGCCTGCTCGCCGAGGAGTACCGGGCGGAGCTGGCCGTCACCGACTCCGGCTGGACCGGGATGGCCGAGCTGTCCCTCTCCGGGGAGCAGGTCGACCTGCTCTTCGAGCAGGACGCCCTGCTCGTGCCCGAGGCCGCCGAACTGCCGGTGCACACCGGGCTGACCATCCAGTCCGAACGCGGCAAGGCGCTCGGGCGGGTCACCGAGAGCGGCGAGGTACGCCTCGTCCGGGGCGACCGGGAGGCGTTCGGCATCCACGGCCGCAGCGCCGAGCAGCGGATCGCGCTGGATTTGCTCCTCGACCCGGAGATCGGCATCGTCTCGATGGGCGGCCGGGCCGGTACGGGCAAGTCGGCCCTGGCGCTCTGCGCCGGCCTGGAGGCGGTGCTGGAGCGCGGCCAGCACAAGAAGGTGATGGTCTTCCGGCCCTTGTACGCCGTCGGCGGGCAGGAACTCGGCTTCCTGCCGGGCACCGAGGCCGAGAAGATGGGCCCCTGGGCGCAGGCGGTCTTCGACACCCTCTCGGCCGTCACCAGCCGCGAGGTCATCGAGGAGGTCGTGGCCCGCGGCATGCTGGAGGTCCTGCCGCTCACCCACATCCGGGGCCGCTCCCTGCACGACGCCTTCGTCATCGTCGACGAGGCCCAGTCCCTGGAGCGCAACGTCCTGCTGACCGTGCTGTCCCGGATCGGCGCCGACTCCCGGGTCGTCCTCACCCACGACGTGGCCCAGCGGGACAACCTCCGGGTGGGCCGGTACGACGGTGTGGTGGCCGTGGTGGAGAAGCTGAAGGGGCACCCCCTCTTCGCCCATGTGACGCTCACCCGCTCCGAGCGCTCCCGGATCGCCGCCCTGGTCACCGAGATGCTGGAGGACGGCCAGTTGTGA
- a CDS encoding LysR substrate-binding domain-containing protein: MHHSPTPARPGRAAKGPTLAQLRAFAAVAEHLHFRDAAAAIGMSQPALSGAVSTLEEILGVTLLERTTRRVLLSPAGERLAPRAKAVLNEVGNLLEEAEAVRAPFTGTVRLGVIPTVAPYLLPTVLRLIRSAYPRLELQVHEEQTSSLVEGLLAGRLDLLLLATPLGVPGLHELPLFDEDFVLITPLDHPLGGREGVPREALRDVDLLLLDEGHCLRDQALDVCREAGRTDRPVTTGAAGLATLVQLVAGGLGVTLLPRTALRVEAGRSSQLLTGTFTTPAPSRRVGLVLRSGAARAHEYEELAAALREALRPLPVRVREG, encoded by the coding sequence ATGCATCACAGCCCCACCCCGGCCCGCCCCGGCCGCGCCGCCAAGGGCCCGACCCTCGCCCAGTTGCGCGCCTTCGCCGCCGTCGCCGAACACCTGCACTTCCGGGACGCCGCCGCCGCCATCGGGATGAGCCAGCCCGCCCTCTCCGGCGCCGTCTCCACCCTGGAGGAGATCCTCGGGGTCACCCTGCTGGAGCGCACCACCCGCCGGGTGCTCCTCTCCCCCGCCGGAGAGCGGCTCGCCCCCCGCGCCAAGGCCGTTCTCAACGAGGTCGGCAACCTGCTGGAGGAGGCCGAGGCGGTCCGCGCCCCCTTCACCGGCACCGTCCGGCTCGGCGTCATCCCGACCGTCGCCCCCTACCTGCTCCCCACCGTGCTGCGCCTGATCCGCTCCGCCTACCCCAGGCTGGAGCTCCAGGTCCACGAGGAGCAGACCTCCTCCCTGGTCGAGGGCCTGCTCGCCGGACGGCTGGACCTGCTGCTGCTCGCCACCCCGCTCGGCGTCCCGGGCCTGCACGAACTCCCCCTCTTCGACGAGGACTTCGTCCTGATCACCCCGCTGGACCATCCGCTCGGCGGTCGCGAGGGCGTCCCCCGCGAGGCGCTGCGCGACGTCGACCTGCTCCTCCTGGACGAGGGCCACTGCCTGCGCGACCAGGCGCTGGACGTGTGCCGCGAGGCCGGGCGCACCGACCGCCCGGTCACCACCGGCGCCGCCGGCCTCGCCACCCTGGTCCAGCTGGTCGCGGGCGGACTGGGTGTCACCCTGCTGCCGCGTACCGCCCTGAGGGTCGAGGCGGGCCGCAGCTCGCAGCTCCTCACCGGAACCTTCACCACCCCGGCGCCGAGCCGCCGGGTGGGCCTGGTCCTGCGGTCGGGCGCGGCCCGCGCCCATGAGTACGAGGAGCTGGCCGCCGCCTTGCGCGAGGCGCTGCGCCCGCTGCCGGTGCGCGTCCGGGAAGGCTGA
- a CDS encoding AI-2E family transporter, whose protein sequence is MSRLPGWLERAGAELTRIGEALDERRARAEAAEEAAAHGVPPVPERPSAPPKPAAPPVVGAVPLVKAGAEAEAEAAHVPAPPAYAPAVSARPDPVDAVPWGMRVAAEAGWRLLVLAGTLWVLMKIITSVQLVVFAFVAALLVTALLQPTVTALRRMGMPRGVATAVTAVLGFVIMGLVGWFVVWQVMENIDTLSSQVQDGIDELRGWLLNSPFHVTEDQINDIAKTLRDAVGTNTEELTSAGLEGVTVLLEVLTGMVLAMFSTLFLLYDGKRIWRWSLNLVPAQARPGIAGAGPRAWRTLTAYVRGTVMVALIDAIFIGLGLWFLNVPMAVPLAVFIFLFAFIPLVGAVVSGALAVVVALVTQGVGTALLVLVVVLAVQQIEGHILQPFILGRAVRVHPLAVVLAVAAGGLVGGIGGAVVAVPLVAVINTVVGYLRAYSRETALRTAPGPHGATALPVAPVGGDGPDRADAPVPGSGGAGREGAPDPETGGTTPSRGAGAGERDAEAGQGPPPHEK, encoded by the coding sequence ATGTCACGACTGCCAGGGTGGCTGGAGCGCGCGGGCGCCGAGCTGACACGGATCGGTGAGGCGCTCGACGAACGCCGGGCCCGGGCGGAGGCGGCCGAGGAGGCCGCCGCCCACGGTGTCCCCCCGGTGCCGGAACGTCCCTCCGCGCCGCCCAAGCCCGCCGCGCCCCCGGTGGTCGGCGCCGTCCCCCTCGTCAAGGCCGGGGCGGAGGCCGAGGCGGAGGCCGCCCACGTACCGGCCCCGCCGGCCTACGCGCCGGCCGTCTCCGCGCGGCCCGACCCGGTCGACGCCGTGCCGTGGGGGATGCGGGTGGCCGCCGAGGCGGGGTGGCGGCTGCTGGTGCTCGCCGGGACCCTCTGGGTCCTGATGAAGATCATCACCTCGGTCCAGCTGGTCGTCTTCGCCTTCGTCGCCGCGCTGCTGGTGACCGCGCTGCTCCAGCCCACCGTCACCGCGCTCCGCCGGATGGGGATGCCCAGAGGGGTGGCGACCGCCGTCACCGCCGTCCTCGGCTTCGTCATCATGGGCCTGGTCGGCTGGTTCGTGGTCTGGCAGGTCATGGAGAACATCGACACGCTCTCCAGTCAGGTCCAGGACGGCATCGACGAGTTGCGCGGCTGGCTGCTGAACAGCCCGTTCCACGTGACCGAGGACCAGATCAACGACATCGCCAAGACCCTGCGCGACGCCGTCGGCACCAACACCGAGGAACTCACCTCGGCCGGGCTCGAGGGCGTCACCGTGCTGCTGGAGGTCCTCACCGGCATGGTGCTGGCGATGTTCTCCACCCTCTTCCTCCTCTACGACGGCAAGCGCATCTGGCGCTGGTCCCTCAACCTGGTCCCCGCGCAGGCGCGGCCGGGCATCGCCGGAGCGGGGCCGCGCGCCTGGCGGACCCTCACCGCGTACGTGCGCGGCACGGTGATGGTGGCGCTCATCGACGCGATCTTCATCGGCCTCGGCCTGTGGTTCCTCAACGTGCCGATGGCCGTGCCGCTCGCCGTCTTCATCTTCCTCTTCGCCTTCATCCCGCTGGTCGGCGCCGTGGTCTCCGGTGCGCTCGCCGTGGTGGTGGCGCTGGTGACCCAGGGCGTGGGGACCGCGCTGCTGGTCCTCGTGGTGGTGCTCGCCGTGCAGCAGATCGAGGGCCACATCCTCCAGCCGTTCATCCTCGGCCGGGCGGTCCGGGTCCACCCGCTCGCGGTGGTGCTGGCGGTCGCCGCCGGCGGCCTGGTCGGCGGGATCGGCGGCGCCGTCGTCGCCGTGCCGCTGGTCGCCGTCATCAACACGGTCGTCGGCTATCTGCGCGCCTACAGCCGGGAGACCGCCCTGCGGACCGCGCCCGGCCCGCACGGCGCCACCGCGCTGCCCGTCGCACCGGTCGGCGGCGACGGCCCGGACCGCGCGGACGCCCCCGTGCCGGGGTCCGGCGGGGCCGGCCGGGAAGGCGCTCCGGACCCCGAGACCGGTGGCACCACGCCGTCCCGGGGGGCCGGGGCCGGGGAGCGGGACGCCGAGGCCGGACAGGGCCCGCCGCCGCACGAGAAGTGA